One region of Termitidicoccus mucosus genomic DNA includes:
- a CDS encoding NPCBM/NEW2 domain-containing protein, with product MTQRPPGMNDYIKCIPIVAAAFLPAIGLQGAEGTPLSALDLDCVVHVRSRIAPPPKPGKTVSGNPISIGGRKFADGFGMHGISRLQIELDGRATRFTAWTGLTDDSPDPGPVWYEILGDGRMLYEGAPIKRGEAAKEINLDIKGIKSLVLAVQSPDYFNVHTAWADARISYEGEAPKAVIPPREKPYILTPPTPREPRINGAAVFGVRPGSPVLFQVASTGDGPMRFSATNLPSGLALDAATGRFSGKVARPGKYPVSVSASNALGTATREITFVVGDTLALTPPMGWNSWNCFADHVTAEDVRTTADLFVKHGLRNHGWSYINIDDFWMTRPPPDDALWEKLAERAIERGYAPLKIPGADDLPRLAGPARDGEGRINANPRFADMQGLVDHVHSLGLKIGIYSSPGPLTCGRCTGSFGHEEQDARRFAEWGFDLLKYDWCSYRFFTPPYDRISKTELQRPFIVMHEALAKQPRDIVFSMCQYGLGDSWEWGADVGANLWRTTRDIIDTWSSMSGIGFSQSELAQYTGPGRWNDPDMLVVGHVGWHAARRASRLAPDEQYTHVSLWSLLAAPLLIGCDLTKLDDFTLNLLTNDEVIAVNQDPLGRAARRVARDRNLEVWARPLADGSVAVGLFNRGELPAKVTARWDNLGIHGARVVRDLWRQQDLGSFEGEFSAEIPRHGVLLVKIRRAEKIVDKNKQGE from the coding sequence ATGACTCAACGGCCCCCCGGCATGAATGATTATATAAAATGTATCCCGATCGTGGCCGCCGCGTTCCTCCCCGCCATCGGTCTCCAAGGGGCGGAAGGCACGCCGCTTTCCGCGCTGGACCTCGATTGTGTGGTGCATGTGCGCTCGCGCATCGCTCCGCCGCCGAAACCGGGAAAGACCGTTTCCGGCAACCCGATTTCGATTGGAGGCAGGAAATTCGCGGACGGGTTCGGCATGCATGGCATTTCGCGTTTGCAAATCGAGCTGGATGGGCGCGCCACCCGCTTTACCGCATGGACGGGGCTCACCGACGACTCCCCCGATCCCGGTCCGGTCTGGTATGAAATCCTGGGCGATGGCCGCATGTTATATGAAGGCGCGCCAATCAAGCGCGGCGAGGCGGCAAAAGAGATAAACTTGGATATTAAGGGAATCAAATCATTGGTTCTGGCCGTGCAGTCGCCTGATTATTTCAATGTGCACACGGCTTGGGCCGACGCGCGGATTTCATACGAAGGCGAGGCGCCCAAGGCGGTGATCCCTCCGCGTGAGAAACCCTATATCCTTACGCCGCCGACGCCGCGGGAACCGCGCATCAATGGCGCGGCGGTCTTCGGCGTGCGCCCGGGCAGCCCCGTGCTCTTTCAGGTCGCGTCAACGGGGGACGGGCCCATGCGCTTTTCCGCGACAAACCTGCCTTCGGGATTGGCGCTGGACGCGGCGACGGGGCGTTTCTCGGGAAAAGTCGCGCGGCCCGGCAAATACCCCGTGTCCGTCAGCGCAAGCAACGCACTCGGGACGGCGACCCGCGAAATCACCTTTGTGGTTGGTGACACGCTCGCGCTGACACCCCCGATGGGGTGGAACAGCTGGAACTGTTTTGCCGACCATGTGACCGCGGAGGATGTGCGGACCACGGCCGATCTGTTTGTCAAACACGGGCTCCGGAATCACGGGTGGTCGTATATCAATATAGATGATTTTTGGATGACGCGGCCGCCGCCGGATGATGCGCTTTGGGAGAAACTGGCGGAGCGCGCCATCGAGCGCGGCTATGCACCGCTAAAAATTCCTGGCGCGGATGATCTGCCCCGGCTGGCGGGTCCGGCGCGCGACGGGGAGGGACGCATCAACGCGAATCCGCGTTTTGCCGACATGCAGGGGCTGGTCGATCATGTGCATTCGCTCGGCTTGAAAATTGGCATTTACAGTTCGCCCGGTCCCCTCACCTGCGGCCGGTGCACCGGGAGTTTCGGGCACGAGGAGCAGGACGCGCGGCGGTTCGCGGAGTGGGGATTCGATTTATTAAAATACGACTGGTGTTCCTACCGTTTTTTCACACCGCCATACGACCGCATATCAAAGACGGAACTGCAAAGGCCGTTCATCGTCATGCACGAGGCGCTCGCGAAACAGCCGCGCGACATCGTGTTCAGCATGTGCCAGTATGGACTTGGCGATAGCTGGGAATGGGGCGCGGATGTGGGTGCCAATCTGTGGCGCACTACTCGCGATATCATTGATACATGGTCGAGCATGTCGGGCATTGGTTTTTCGCAAAGCGAACTGGCTCAATACACCGGGCCGGGGCGCTGGAACGATCCCGACATGCTTGTCGTCGGGCACGTGGGATGGCATGCGGCTCGTCGCGCCTCACGGCTTGCGCCGGACGAACAATACACGCATGTGTCGCTCTGGAGTTTGCTGGCCGCGCCTCTGCTCATCGGATGCGACCTCACCAAGCTTGACGATTTCACGCTCAATCTGCTCACCAATGATGAGGTCATTGCCGTGAATCAGGATCCTCTGGGCCGGGCGGCCCGGCGCGTGGCCCGGGATCGCAATCTCGAAGTGTGGGCGCGACCGCTGGCGGATGGCTCGGTGGCCGTCGGTTTGTTCAACCGGGGGGAATTGCCCGCAAAAGTGACCGCGCGCTGGGATAACCTTGGCATCCACGGCGCGCGCGTCGTGCGCGATTTATGGAGGCAGCAGGATCTCGGTTCGTTCGAGGGCGAATTTTCCGCCGAAATCCCGCGGCACGGGGTGCTTTTGGTCAAAATACGCAGGGCTGAAAAAATAGTGGATAAAAACAAGCAGGGAGAGTGA
- a CDS encoding sodium:solute symporter family transporter, with protein sequence MNTLDYIILLVYFAMVCGVAALFAGKQKSLKDYFLGDRNVPWYAAMFSGIATIVSAVSFLGGPGMAFSGNLQFLQYRLAMPIVLGVICGIILPMFFRLNVYSIYEYLERRFDVRVKLMASVLFLLLKSGYLAICMYAPALVLARMIGVSPGGIVIAVGLITVLYTTAGGIKAVIWTDTLQLGIFIGAIFFVLGLVCSKVDGGVPAVIAIANEHGRLNFFNFSWSLTESYTFLGALFGGTVFTLSQFGVDQAEVQRYLTTANIRQSNLAMITSMIAAAAVGFAIFFIGAALFAFYQAYPGKITSDIGPNDIFPKFIIEELPHGIKGVLVAAILAAAMSTMSAVLNSMATVTLTDVWPRVTSRKPGVRAGRWCTFLLGALATTLACFGDKFGNILEASILIGNLFGGSLVGTFLLGMLFRRATARGALIGMLAGFASAIWLWRGTDVAMLWYGFFSMLVVFAVGYAVSLLEPAPAEDRLRGFVVGLFHK encoded by the coding sequence ATGAATACCCTCGATTATATAATCCTCCTCGTCTATTTCGCCATGGTTTGCGGCGTGGCGGCGCTGTTCGCCGGGAAACAGAAATCCTTGAAGGACTATTTTCTCGGCGACCGCAACGTGCCGTGGTATGCGGCGATGTTTTCCGGCATTGCGACGATTGTCAGCGCGGTGTCGTTTCTGGGCGGTCCCGGCATGGCGTTTTCGGGCAATTTGCAGTTCCTCCAGTATCGGCTGGCCATGCCAATCGTGCTCGGTGTGATCTGCGGCATCATATTGCCGATGTTTTTCCGGCTGAATGTCTATTCAATCTATGAATACCTCGAGCGCCGTTTCGATGTCCGCGTCAAGTTGATGGCGAGCGTTTTGTTCCTGCTGCTCAAGTCGGGTTATCTGGCGATTTGCATGTATGCGCCCGCCTTGGTGCTGGCGCGCATGATCGGGGTTTCGCCCGGCGGCATTGTCATCGCGGTGGGATTGATCACCGTATTATATACGACAGCGGGCGGCATCAAGGCCGTCATATGGACGGACACGCTGCAACTGGGAATCTTCATCGGGGCGATCTTTTTCGTGCTCGGTTTGGTTTGCAGCAAGGTGGACGGAGGCGTGCCTGCGGTCATCGCCATCGCCAACGAGCACGGGCGGCTGAATTTCTTCAACTTCTCCTGGAGCCTGACGGAGTCCTACACCTTCCTCGGCGCTCTGTTTGGCGGAACGGTGTTTACGCTCAGCCAGTTCGGCGTCGATCAGGCGGAGGTGCAGCGCTATCTGACGACCGCGAACATACGCCAGTCCAACCTGGCGATGATCACCTCGATGATCGCCGCGGCCGCGGTTGGTTTTGCGATATTTTTTATTGGTGCGGCCCTGTTTGCCTTCTATCAGGCTTATCCGGGAAAGATTACCTCGGATATCGGACCGAATGATATTTTTCCGAAATTCATCATCGAAGAGCTCCCGCATGGGATAAAAGGCGTGCTGGTGGCGGCGATTCTCGCGGCGGCGATGTCCACCATGAGCGCGGTGTTGAACTCGATGGCGACGGTGACGCTGACCGATGTGTGGCCCCGTGTGACGTCGCGGAAACCGGGGGTGCGTGCCGGGCGCTGGTGCACTTTTCTATTGGGCGCGCTGGCCACGACGCTGGCGTGTTTCGGTGACAAATTCGGCAATATACTGGAGGCATCGATTTTGATAGGCAATTTGTTTGGCGGAAGCCTGGTCGGCACATTCTTGCTCGGCATGCTCTTCCGGCGCGCCACCGCGCGCGGCGCCTTGATTGGCATGCTGGCCGGCTTTGCATCTGCGATCTGGTTATGGCGGGGCACCGATGTGGCGATGCTCTGGTATGGATTTTTCTCCATGCTGGTGGTGTTCGCCGTCGGCTACGCGGTCAGCCTCCTCGAGCCCGCGCCGGCAGAGGATCGGCTGCGGGGGTTTGTGGTGGGATTATTTCATAAATAA
- a CDS encoding MGH1-like glycoside hydrolase domain-containing protein, whose protein sequence is MALPMVLFLAAAPVSGQAGASLVATSVEFRTSDTFLGGLYAAAEMTGRANEKSFAGRPVLIEGGGYNGIWIETQPMGGEMNAKRNMTTAFNNTLLFIEQQLPNGRYPGLIRHHNRDQKLLPVYTHTQGFCFPFHALNLYYWNKKRDTAYLRQLYDSLEKFDAYLWRYRDSDGDGCLETWSVWDTGEDNSNRFAGTKLNRGGWPGEAPPDDPVFPVESMDFMAYSYDARATLARLSVLLGNGREREWLAKAAAVREKLRAYLWDDKRGACFDRDRDNKTMPALLHNNLRAMHHGVFTPEMAGRFVREHLLNPDEFWTPFPLPSVAINDPIYRAGPNDWSGEPMGLTYQRAIRALENYGFNAEMVLIGEKLIANAGRTKTFPQQWDPRTGAPSPYKNRVDYGPTLLAVLEYMSRFYGVNVEFDELHWGALGREGHATTYTQHWDGDAYTIESKDGVAGARINGREIFRAGCGVRVDTDWSGAVLRIINLRPGPARVRFHAGGRETVLDLERNGVFAVPSAP, encoded by the coding sequence TTGGCTCTGCCGATGGTGTTGTTCCTGGCCGCAGCGCCGGTCTCAGGCCAGGCCGGTGCGTCCCTGGTCGCGACCAGCGTGGAGTTTCGAACTTCCGACACGTTTCTCGGGGGCCTTTATGCCGCCGCCGAAATGACCGGCAGGGCGAATGAGAAAAGTTTCGCCGGGCGCCCGGTGCTCATCGAAGGCGGCGGCTATAACGGCATCTGGATCGAAACCCAGCCGATGGGCGGCGAGATGAACGCCAAGCGCAACATGACCACCGCGTTCAACAACACGCTACTCTTCATCGAACAGCAACTGCCCAACGGGCGCTACCCCGGCCTCATCCGCCACCACAACCGCGACCAGAAACTCCTGCCCGTCTATACGCACACGCAGGGTTTCTGTTTCCCGTTCCACGCGCTCAACCTTTATTATTGGAACAAAAAACGCGACACCGCCTATCTCCGCCAGCTTTACGATTCCTTGGAAAAATTCGACGCCTATCTCTGGCGCTATCGTGACTCCGACGGCGACGGATGCCTTGAGACATGGTCGGTCTGGGACACCGGCGAGGACAACTCCAACCGCTTCGCCGGCACCAAGCTCAACCGCGGCGGCTGGCCCGGCGAGGCGCCGCCTGACGACCCCGTGTTTCCGGTCGAGAGCATGGACTTCATGGCCTATTCTTATGATGCCCGGGCCACGCTCGCCCGCCTCTCCGTTTTGCTCGGCAACGGCAGGGAGCGCGAGTGGCTCGCCAAGGCCGCCGCCGTGCGCGAAAAACTCCGCGCGTATTTGTGGGACGACAAGCGCGGCGCCTGTTTCGACCGCGACCGCGACAACAAAACCATGCCCGCCCTCCTGCACAACAACCTGCGCGCAATGCACCACGGCGTGTTCACGCCGGAAATGGCCGGGCGCTTCGTGCGCGAGCACCTGCTCAACCCCGACGAATTTTGGACGCCCTTTCCGCTGCCCTCCGTCGCCATCAACGACCCCATTTACCGCGCCGGCCCCAACGACTGGAGCGGCGAGCCGATGGGTCTCACCTACCAGCGCGCCATCCGCGCCCTTGAAAACTACGGCTTCAACGCGGAGATGGTCTTGATTGGCGAAAAACTCATCGCCAACGCCGGGCGGACAAAAACATTTCCGCAGCAATGGGACCCGCGCACCGGCGCGCCCTCGCCGTATAAAAACCGCGTTGACTACGGCCCCACGCTCCTCGCCGTGCTCGAATACATGTCGCGCTTCTACGGCGTCAACGTCGAGTTTGACGAGCTGCACTGGGGCGCGCTTGGGCGCGAAGGCCACGCCACGACTTACACCCAGCACTGGGATGGCGACGCTTATACGATTGAAAGCAAGGACGGCGTCGCCGGCGCGCGCATCAATGGGCGCGAAATCTTCCGTGCCGGCTGCGGCGTGCGCGTCGACACCGACTGGAGCGGCGCGGTGCTGCGCATCATCAACCTGCGCCCCGGCCCGGCGCGCGTCCGGTTTCACGCCGGCGGACGTGAGACTGTGCTCGATCTGGAGCGAAACGGGGTCTTCGCAGTTCCGTCCGCGCCCTGA
- a CDS encoding sialidase family protein, which produces MFPYYHAVLLLASAFAGMFSVVPARGGEPAGAPAFWGQDLFIGGRGAYHTYRIPAMVVTTKGSILAFCEGRRNSSSDNGAIDILLRRSTDGGRTWGPILRVHGIDEGRITIGNPVPIADRQTGDVHLLLCEDGKKLFYMKSTDDGLSFTAPREITDVVDAQCKRIGFKWVHMLTGPGHGLQMRSGRLVVPLKPAGPPQDGVKRRTGVIYSDDHGQTWKPGGIVPHTIGELSESTVIERSDGKLMINMRWHDGYFRATSLSSDGGLTWSEPKIEESLPDPVNQGSLLACSEVFGQEDRRVVFSNLDQGKITPEKGRTVFSSRARLTVRLSHDDGDTWDESCLITPGFSGYSDLAMTRDGKVLLLYENGKEIYSEKLTLVCFDLAFLKEKGMTAPAASIRAGLEFAPLFRDHAVLQHGRPVPVWGRAAAGENVTVSFAGQKVSATADASGRWKATLAALAPSKQGVELAVSGKTETLVANDVVVGEVWLAAGQSNMEMPVRDAQNAADVIATASFSEIREIRIERRSKETAEEVAGGKWTSANPKTVGEFSALGYFFARDLYKQLDVPVGIINCSWSYAPVEAWLGAESSDPRLGPAFAALHKRWEATLRDYPAALEKFTADMNAWKDAQTKANVDGKPFDKPRPRRPSGPGQNTALGGIYNGMIHPLAPYALAGVILATGETDAMSGNPDEYAQYFASLIKGWRRAFAQDDLPFYWLQLSTYGETKSRHTERWAYFREAQSRALLLPATGQAVTIDIGDPEAPRPKNKQAAANRLARLALKNAYKQSVQDAGPVPRGAQPVANGFRIDFANCPGGLVSAAPKPGGFELAGSDGKYKPASAEVDGSSVVVTSPSVKAPAFVRYGWRLAGAASLRNQDGLPAPPFRTDAIPFGEKGAE; this is translated from the coding sequence ATGTTTCCGTATTATCACGCGGTCTTGCTGCTGGCGTCCGCGTTTGCCGGTATGTTTTCCGTTGTCCCGGCGCGGGGCGGCGAGCCCGCGGGCGCTCCCGCATTTTGGGGACAGGATTTGTTTATTGGCGGGAGGGGCGCGTATCATACTTACCGGATTCCCGCCATGGTGGTTACGACCAAGGGCTCCATCCTCGCCTTCTGCGAGGGACGGCGAAACAGCTCCAGCGACAACGGCGCGATTGACATCCTGCTGCGCCGGAGCACGGACGGCGGGCGCACTTGGGGGCCGATTCTGCGCGTGCATGGAATCGATGAAGGCAGGATAACCATCGGGAATCCCGTGCCCATCGCGGACCGTCAGACCGGCGATGTGCACCTGCTCCTGTGCGAGGACGGCAAAAAACTGTTTTATATGAAAAGCACGGACGACGGCCTGTCGTTCACGGCCCCGCGCGAGATTACGGACGTGGTGGACGCGCAATGCAAGCGCATCGGTTTCAAGTGGGTCCACATGCTGACCGGGCCGGGGCACGGCCTGCAAATGCGCTCCGGACGCCTGGTTGTGCCATTAAAGCCCGCCGGGCCGCCGCAGGACGGCGTGAAGCGGCGGACGGGCGTTATCTACAGCGACGATCACGGGCAAACATGGAAGCCCGGCGGCATCGTGCCGCACACCATCGGCGAATTGAGCGAGAGCACCGTTATCGAGCGTTCCGACGGCAAGCTGATGATAAACATGCGCTGGCACGACGGCTATTTCCGTGCCACCAGCCTGAGCAGCGACGGCGGCCTCACCTGGAGCGAGCCGAAAATTGAAGAAAGCCTGCCCGACCCCGTCAACCAGGGCAGCCTGCTGGCGTGCTCGGAAGTCTTCGGGCAGGAGGACAGGCGCGTGGTGTTCTCCAATCTCGACCAGGGCAAGATTACCCCCGAAAAGGGCAGGACCGTTTTCAGCTCCCGCGCCCGCCTCACCGTGCGGCTGAGTCATGACGACGGCGACACGTGGGACGAATCCTGCCTCATCACGCCCGGCTTTTCTGGGTATTCCGACCTCGCGATGACGCGCGACGGCAAGGTGCTGCTCCTGTATGAAAACGGGAAAGAAATCTATTCCGAAAAACTCACGCTGGTGTGCTTTGACCTGGCGTTTTTGAAGGAGAAGGGAATGACGGCCCCCGCCGCCAGCATCCGGGCCGGCCTGGAGTTTGCGCCGCTGTTTCGCGACCACGCCGTTCTCCAGCACGGCAGGCCTGTTCCGGTTTGGGGGCGGGCGGCGGCGGGCGAAAACGTCACCGTTTCATTCGCGGGCCAGAAAGTTTCCGCCACCGCGGATGCCAGCGGACGCTGGAAAGCGACGCTGGCCGCGCTCGCGCCAAGCAAGCAGGGCGTGGAGCTGGCCGTCTCGGGAAAAACGGAAACCTTGGTGGCGAACGACGTGGTGGTCGGCGAGGTCTGGCTGGCCGCCGGGCAGTCCAACATGGAGATGCCGGTGCGCGACGCGCAGAATGCGGCGGACGTGATCGCGACGGCCAGTTTCTCGGAAATCCGCGAAATCAGGATTGAGCGGAGGTCGAAGGAAACGGCGGAGGAGGTGGCGGGTGGCAAATGGACGTCCGCCAATCCAAAAACTGTCGGGGAATTCAGCGCCTTGGGATATTTTTTTGCGCGCGATCTTTATAAACAACTGGATGTTCCCGTTGGCATTATCAATTGCTCGTGGAGCTACGCCCCCGTCGAGGCGTGGCTGGGCGCGGAGTCGAGCGATCCGCGCCTCGGCCCGGCATTTGCCGCGTTGCATAAGCGCTGGGAGGCGACGCTCCGCGACTATCCGGCGGCACTGGAAAAATTCACCGCTGATATGAACGCGTGGAAGGACGCCCAGACCAAGGCGAACGTCGATGGAAAGCCGTTTGATAAACCGCGCCCGCGCCGCCCGTCCGGACCGGGGCAGAACACCGCGCTAGGCGGCATCTACAACGGCATGATTCATCCGCTCGCGCCCTATGCATTGGCCGGGGTGATTCTGGCCACCGGCGAGACTGATGCGATGAGCGGCAATCCAGACGAATACGCGCAGTATTTTGCCTCCTTGATCAAGGGCTGGCGGCGAGCCTTCGCGCAGGATGATCTGCCATTCTACTGGTTGCAGCTCAGCACCTACGGCGAGACGAAGTCCAGGCACACGGAACGATGGGCGTATTTTCGCGAAGCGCAGTCCAGGGCGCTGCTTCTTCCCGCCACTGGCCAGGCAGTCACGATCGACATCGGCGATCCGGAAGCACCCCGCCCGAAAAACAAGCAGGCGGCGGCAAACCGGCTGGCGCGGCTCGCGTTGAAAAACGCATATAAGCAAAGCGTTCAGGATGCCGGCCCGGTGCCGCGCGGCGCGCAACCGGTCGCGAACGGATTCCGCATCGATTTTGCCAACTGCCCCGGCGGGCTGGTTTCAGCCGCACCCAAACCCGGCGGCTTTGAGCTGGCCGGGAGCGATGGAAAATACAAACCCGCCAGCGCGGAGGTGGACGGCTCCTCGGTCGTCGTGACTTCCCCATCGGTGAAAGCGCCCGCGTTCGTCCGCTACGGATGGCGTCTGGCCGGCGCGGCCAGCCTGCGCAACCAGGACGGCCTGCCCGCCCCGCCCTTCAGGACTGACGCGATTCCCTTTGGCGAAAAGGGCGCGGAATAA
- a CDS encoding TonB-dependent receptor has translation MKTKNIITRPLCVLPGQILRWGTLFVLTMVVAPLASLIEAQPAEAAGTGNIEGVVYNSTNGLPVGRVKVGIKGTPQEVLTDDEGRFFFPQMPVGEVSLEVSYLGFDSQTATVTVAPGKTAVRDFQLALLGSVRGGGTAAGDDVVLLEKFEVVADQAMSAQALAMNEQRHAANIKNVVAFEDLGSYGQENIGDYIRFLPGVAIVDDGENPGQLALGGFGAEFTNMQLDGGDIASTGVGTTSGRTLALQEVPMVNIERVEVTKVPTPDMPASGLGGSLNLVSKSLLGTKRAYLDYQLYMNFNNKEGLSFDGGSRQPVRQLSPKTKQPSASVMLVVPVGKRLAFSLGASRSWRQRPAEDTPNENALWNLRYSVKDAQGNDVPKDIALATAQWSQIAQITAIENLQAAMEWKIARNDTLSLSLQYRETTAETATSRLTTRFHSSNAYDPVSDDPAHYTSSKAGRGVIEMGGNTSLNYENATENTHATLQYKHRGPKWHVDAKGYYSHAIRTRTNEGKGYFNGYYASRISLNMRGDGIGEGDSILPTSYTITTNSATNPEVVDPYDGATYNLNSVRNEYGVYKTDLYSGRVDVTRIFSRQFQLKAGASMNRLEKDDRRRTDPYAFNGPYGQSMSQYDVMDEAIGVTMNGHPVRWISPVKLYNLFLEHQDDGWFSLNDSAIQNLAQNSKKMIEDVSAGYLRFDLRLFQNRLSMTGGVRYEKTKLDGWSVRRDDSAIYLKDENGNRIQDPAGGYLLVTNDTKEQMRLKWQERALHEGQDYDGFYPSLNINYALTANLVARAAYARTIGRPDVSYVVAGITIPDPGTSDPELARTITVGNPGLKPWTADSFHLSLDSYLFKGGFGSVGVYHKRVTNFFGKEAPAATEEVLQGYDIAENDIAYMLEQGYVLNRWVNWGDAHLTGVEFSYRQDLLFLPQWLQKTQVWVNYTHLEVGGKNAEDFTGFTPDALSWGVNYIRPRFSLRFSFAYQAETKKGMVAVAPGTSNANYMPVLPDKVYDYQDSYLLCGLNAKYSFSRAFSVYVNWNDILAGDRYVYRRASDTPAYADSYQRYVTPSYIMVGVEGRF, from the coding sequence ATGAAAACCAAGAATATCATTACTCGTCCGTTGTGTGTATTGCCCGGCCAGATTCTTCGATGGGGGACGCTTTTTGTTCTCACCATGGTCGTCGCCCCGCTCGCATCTTTGATCGAAGCCCAGCCGGCGGAAGCCGCGGGCACTGGCAACATCGAGGGCGTTGTATATAATTCGACCAACGGGCTTCCGGTAGGCAGGGTGAAGGTGGGCATCAAGGGTACTCCTCAGGAGGTGCTTACGGATGATGAAGGGCGCTTCTTTTTTCCCCAGATGCCGGTCGGGGAGGTGTCACTGGAGGTCTCGTATCTGGGATTCGATTCGCAAACCGCCACCGTGACGGTGGCGCCGGGCAAAACCGCCGTCCGCGATTTCCAGCTCGCGCTCCTTGGCTCCGTACGCGGTGGCGGCACCGCCGCCGGCGACGATGTTGTCCTGCTGGAAAAATTCGAGGTGGTGGCCGACCAGGCGATGAGCGCCCAGGCGCTGGCCATGAACGAGCAGCGCCACGCGGCCAATATAAAAAACGTGGTGGCATTCGAGGATCTCGGCAGCTACGGGCAGGAAAACATCGGTGACTACATCCGTTTCCTGCCGGGCGTGGCCATCGTGGACGACGGGGAAAACCCGGGCCAGCTCGCGCTCGGCGGCTTCGGCGCGGAATTTACGAATATGCAGCTTGACGGCGGCGACATCGCCAGCACCGGAGTCGGCACGACCAGCGGACGCACGCTGGCGTTGCAGGAAGTGCCGATGGTGAACATCGAGCGCGTCGAGGTCACCAAAGTGCCCACGCCCGACATGCCGGCCTCGGGTCTGGGTGGTTCGCTGAACCTCGTGAGCAAGAGCTTGCTGGGAACGAAGCGCGCCTACCTCGACTACCAGTTGTATATGAATTTTAACAACAAGGAGGGATTGTCCTTCGACGGCGGCAGCCGGCAGCCGGTGCGGCAACTTTCGCCCAAAACCAAGCAGCCGTCCGCCAGTGTGATGCTGGTGGTGCCGGTGGGCAAGAGGCTGGCCTTCAGCCTGGGAGCCTCGCGGTCGTGGAGACAGCGTCCCGCCGAGGACACACCGAACGAAAACGCCCTTTGGAACCTGAGATACTCGGTGAAGGACGCGCAGGGCAACGACGTGCCAAAGGACATCGCGCTGGCGACCGCCCAGTGGTCGCAGATCGCCCAGATTACCGCGATTGAGAACCTTCAGGCCGCGATGGAATGGAAAATCGCGCGAAACGACACGCTGTCGCTCAGCCTCCAATACCGCGAGACCACGGCCGAGACGGCCACCAGCCGCCTGACCACCCGCTTCCACTCCTCCAACGCCTACGATCCCGTCAGCGACGACCCCGCTCATTACACCTCCTCCAAGGCGGGCAGGGGCGTCATCGAGATGGGCGGCAATACGTCGCTCAACTACGAAAACGCGACGGAGAACACCCACGCGACCCTGCAATACAAGCATCGCGGTCCGAAGTGGCACGTGGACGCGAAGGGCTATTATTCGCACGCCATCCGTACGCGCACCAACGAGGGCAAGGGCTACTTCAACGGCTACTACGCCTCGCGCATCAGCCTCAACATGCGCGGCGACGGCATCGGCGAGGGCGACAGCATCCTCCCGACCAGCTACACCATCACGACCAACAGCGCCACCAATCCCGAGGTCGTGGATCCCTACGATGGGGCAACCTACAACCTCAACTCCGTCCGCAACGAGTACGGCGTGTATAAAACCGACCTGTATTCGGGCCGTGTCGATGTGACCCGCATTTTCAGCCGCCAGTTTCAGCTCAAGGCCGGCGCGTCGATGAACCGGCTCGAAAAGGACGACCGCCGCAGGACGGACCCCTACGCCTTCAACGGCCCCTACGGGCAATCCATGTCGCAATATGACGTGATGGACGAGGCCATCGGCGTGACGATGAACGGTCACCCTGTGCGCTGGATCAGCCCGGTGAAATTATACAACCTGTTTCTGGAGCACCAGGACGACGGCTGGTTCTCGTTGAACGACTCCGCCATCCAAAACCTCGCGCAAAACTCGAAGAAAATGATCGAGGACGTCTCCGCGGGATACCTGCGATTTGACCTGCGTCTCTTTCAAAACCGGCTGAGCATGACCGGCGGCGTGCGCTATGAGAAGACCAAGCTCGATGGCTGGAGCGTGCGCCGCGACGACTCCGCCATCTACCTGAAGGACGAAAACGGCAACCGTATCCAAGACCCCGCCGGCGGCTACCTGCTTGTCACCAACGACACCAAGGAGCAAATGCGGCTCAAGTGGCAGGAGCGCGCCCTCCACGAGGGGCAGGATTACGACGGCTTTTATCCCAGCCTCAACATCAACTATGCCCTCACCGCCAACCTCGTGGCCCGCGCCGCCTACGCCCGCACCATCGGAAGGCCGGACGTGAGCTACGTCGTGGCCGGCATCACCATTCCGGATCCCGGGACGAGCGACCCGGAGCTGGCGCGCACCATTACGGTGGGCAATCCCGGGCTGAAGCCGTGGACGGCGGACAGCTTCCACCTTTCGCTCGACTCCTACCTCTTCAAGGGCGGCTTCGGCTCCGTCGGCGTTTACCACAAACGCGTGACCAATTTTTTCGGGAAAGAGGCTCCGGCCGCCACCGAGGAGGTTCTTCAGGGCTACGACATAGCCGAGAATGACATCGCCTACATGCTTGAGCAGGGCTACGTGCTAAACCGCTGGGTCAACTGGGGCGACGCTCACCTGACCGGCGTGGAATTCAGCTATCGGCAGGACCTGCTCTTCCTCCCGCAATGGCTTCAGAAAACGCAGGTATGGGTAAATTATACGCACTTGGAAGTGGGTGGGAAAAACGCCGAGGATTTTACCGGCTTCACCCCCGACGCGCTTTCCTGGGGCGTGAATTATATCCGCCCGCGCTTCTCGCTCCGCTTCTCCTTCGCCTATCAGGCCGAGACCAAAAAAGGGATGGTCGCCGTCGCGCCAGGCACATCCAACGCCAATTACATGCCCGTTCTCCCCGACAAGGTTTATGATTATCAGGACTCCTACCTGCTCTGCGGCCTCAACGCAAAATACAGTTTTTCACGGGCATTTTCCGTCTATGTAAATTGGAATGATATCCTGGCCGGCGACCGCTATGTATATCGCCGCGCGTCCGACACGCCGGCCTACGCAGATAGCTATCAACGCTACGTCACCCCGTCTTATATCATGGTGGGCGTGGAAGGGCGATTCTAA